The sequence TCGGTTACAGCTTTGCCAGCGTGCCTGAAAGGAGCACTGGCCCCTTCGTCGACTGCAGCGTTCACCTGGGCCATCTCCTGCGGCAGCAAGGGTTTGGGCAAGTGCGCTATCGGCTCTATCCTGTAGACCTGGGCGGGTGGAACAATCCCATGGGCCGGGCCTGCGCTCGGCGTCTCCTGCAAGACCTGGCCCTGCAGAAGGCCCTCGTCCTGGAGCAGGGTGGCTGTGACGAAGCCACCTATGCCAGGCTCCTCACCGAGGCAGAGCGCGATCTCGAGACCGAAGCTTTCTGCGCCTCTGGGGTCCTCGTCTCGGTGACGGCGCGAAAGCGATAGAGCTATCATGAGCCAGTCATTGACGAACAAAGGCCAGTCAAGCGGCCTTCAAGAGCAGCAGACTCGGCAGGCCAGCATGCGACGCAGGAGGGCATCCGCTCCCGCTCTCACAGGTCCTGCCGAGCTTCCTCCAGAAGTGCGCGAAGAAAGCATTCGCCATCGCTATCTTCTGCAAATGCAAGGCGGGCGTCTCTTCCCAGAAAATATTGATATCGAAGGTGTAGAGCGTGTCCTTGATGTGGGTTGTGGCAGTGGTGAGTGGGTTTTTGCCCTGGCGCGGCGCTATCCGCAGCTCTTCATCTGTGGGATCGATCTTGATCGGCGTCTGCTGCAGCGAGCGCAGGCCCGGCGCAATCGGGCTGGCCTGGGCCAGCTTGAATTTCGCCAGGCGGACTTCACCCGTCCTTTTCCTCTGGCCGAAAGCTCCTTTGACCTCCTGCACATGCGTGCCTGCGCGCGCTTTATCGCCGCCGACGCCTGGCCGGCGCTGCTCGCCGAATGCCGGCGCGTCCTGCGTCCCCGCGGTTGGCTCACCCTGGTCGAGATCGAACTCTGCGAAAGTAGCAGCAGCGCCTTCCTTGAACTGCGTCAGCTCTTCAATCGCTGCTGGTATCGGCTTGGCCATGCCCTGGACGAAAGCGGGCTCAGCTTTGGCGTTGCCAGCCGTCTCTACGGCATGCTCCTCGCGGCGGGCCTGCAAGAGGTTGCCTACGAAGTTCACATTGCCGACCTGGGGCGGCAGCCAGGCCCCATGCAAGACGGAGAGGCCGGAAGCGCCGGGCCAGCGGGAACAATCACCACTCTTTTTCTACAACAATGCCTGGCCGAAGTCCGTCTGGCGGCTCCGCTGATCATTCAGCAAGGACTGATGAGCCCGACGGCCCTGGCCGCCCTGCTTGAGCAAGCCGAGCATGAGCTGCAGGACCCTGATCTCTGGGGCTGGGGGATCATCATCTCAGCGTATGGCAGGCGTCAGGCGGAGGAACTTGGGCAGCCAGGAGGAATCAAGCGCCCGAGGGCAGCGCGCTAATGGTCGGGCCAGCCTCATCGCTATCGTCCTCCTCTAACAGAGGGTGGCGTAGAAACCAGGCCTGGCAATCCAGCGGTGGCTCACCCGGATGCGGACGAATCCGGGCGTAGGTCCCATCCGGCAGCAGCTCGCGGGCATTGACCGTATCGGCCAGCAGCACCTCCAGCACTCGCTCACGGATGGCCTGACGCAGGCGGGGATCTTCGAGGGGAAACAGGGTCTCCACCCGATTATTCAAATTGCGCTGCATCATATCAGCGCTTCCAAGAAACAGCTCCTCGGCGCCGCCATTGTAGAAGTAGAAGATGCGACTATGCTCCAGGAAGCGGCCCACGATGCTGCGCACGCGGATATTCTCACTCACCCCCGGGATGCCAGGTCGCAGGCAGCAGATCCCGCGCACAATCAGCTCCACCTGCACCCCGGCCTGGGAGGCCTCATAAAGCTTATAAATAATCTCCGGGTCAACGAGCGCATTCAACTTAAAGATCAGCAAGCCGTAGCCATACTCGCGCCGCAGACGGATCTCCCGCTCAATACGCTCCAGGATACCGCGGCGCAGACTGACCGGGGCCACCAGCAACTTACGATACGCATTCAAGCGAGAATAGCCGGTCAGCGAGTTAAAGAGATCCGAGATATCGGCTCCTATCACCGGATCGCAGGTCAGCAAGCAGAGATCCTCGTACGTACGGGCGGTCAGCGCATTATAGTTCCCCGTACTCAGGTGAACATAACGGCGCAGCCCATCGGGTTCGCGGCGCACCACCAGCGCCACCTTGGCATGGGTCTTCAAGCCGATCAAGCCGTAGACCACATGGACGCCGGCCCGCTCCAATGCCCGTGCCCACTCAATATTATTCTCCTCATCGAAGCGCGCCTTCAGCTCCACCAGGGTGGCCACCTGCTTCCCATGCTCAACCGCTTCCAGCAAAGCATGCACCACAGGTGAATTCGTCCCCACGCGGTAGAGCGTCTGCTTAATGGCCAAGACCTGGGGATCGGTGGCCGCGGCGCGAATGAAGTCCACCACCACGCCAAAGCTATCGTAAGGGCGATGCAGCAGCAGATCCTGCTCGCGAATAGCAGCAAAGAGATCGCCGCAGTACTTCGAGAGCAAGTGGGGCACGCGCGGAGTAAACGGTGGGTCCTTCAGATCGGGACGATTGAGGGCATGCAACTCCATCAGATCGCCCATGCCTAGTGGGCCATCGATCACCGTCAGATCCGAGGCCTCGATCTCCAGATTATCGAGCAACAAACTGCGGATGCGCGGCGGCATCGACGGATTGACCGCCAGATCGACCACCGAGCCAAAGCGGCGCTCACGGACGCTCTTCTCCACATCCTCCAGCAGGTCCGAAGCCTCGTCTTCCTGCAGCTCGATATCGGCATCGCGCAAGA comes from Thermogemmatispora onikobensis and encodes:
- a CDS encoding class I SAM-dependent methyltransferase, yielding MSQSLTNKGQSSGLQEQQTRQASMRRRRASAPALTGPAELPPEVREESIRHRYLLQMQGGRLFPENIDIEGVERVLDVGCGSGEWVFALARRYPQLFICGIDLDRRLLQRAQARRNRAGLGQLEFRQADFTRPFPLAESSFDLLHMRACARFIAADAWPALLAECRRVLRPRGWLTLVEIELCESSSSAFLELRQLFNRCWYRLGHALDESGLSFGVASRLYGMLLAAGLQEVAYEVHIADLGRQPGPMQDGEAGSAGPAGTITTLFLQQCLAEVRLAAPLIIQQGLMSPTALAALLEQAEHELQDPDLWGWGIIISAYGRRQAEELGQPGGIKRPRAAR
- the ppk1 gene encoding polyphosphate kinase 1, with amino-acid sequence MEQPPHSPSTSSSMDLERPDLYINRELSWIEFNRRVFEEAQDSRHPLLERVKFLSIFDTNLDEFMMIRVAGLKDKVAARATTPSPDGLSAEEQLREVRRRLAPLVQEVRRYWRQELLPRLAEQHIYILDYEQLDEEQRAALAEYFEYEIFPVLTPLAVDPGHPFPHISNRSLNLAVVINDAVHGERFARVKVPPRLPRFIQVPLPLHARTVSGVQPVAFVWIEQVIAAHLSRLFPGIDVWESYPFRVLRDADIELQEDEASDLLEDVEKSVRERRFGSVVDLAVNPSMPPRIRSLLLDNLEIEASDLTVIDGPLGMGDLMELHALNRPDLKDPPFTPRVPHLLSKYCGDLFAAIREQDLLLHRPYDSFGVVVDFIRAAATDPQVLAIKQTLYRVGTNSPVVHALLEAVEHGKQVATLVELKARFDEENNIEWARALERAGVHVVYGLIGLKTHAKVALVVRREPDGLRRYVHLSTGNYNALTARTYEDLCLLTCDPVIGADISDLFNSLTGYSRLNAYRKLLVAPVSLRRGILERIEREIRLRREYGYGLLIFKLNALVDPEIIYKLYEASQAGVQVELIVRGICCLRPGIPGVSENIRVRSIVGRFLEHSRIFYFYNGGAEELFLGSADMMQRNLNNRVETLFPLEDPRLRQAIRERVLEVLLADTVNARELLPDGTYARIRPHPGEPPLDCQAWFLRHPLLEEDDSDEAGPTISALPSGA